From a region of the Saccharomyces paradoxus chromosome IV, complete sequence genome:
- the CDC1 gene encoding putative lipid phosphatase CDC1 (lipid phosphatase of the endoplasmic reticulum~similar to YDR182W) has protein sequence MVYRNRSKSVLSKHSKKSDDKAHYKSRSKKKSKSKSKSKKLRIYWRYISIIWILWLGLIYYYESVVVKRAMKKCQWSTWENWPKGAESHRVGLFADPQIMDEYSYPGRPQVVNYFTRVIVDHYHRRNWKYVQYYLDPDSNFFLGDLFDGGRNWDDKQWIKEYTRFNEIFPKKPLRRTVMSLPGNHDIGFGDEVIESSLERFSSYFGETSSSLEAGNHTFVLLDTISLSDKKNPNVSRVPMEFLNNFAMDSHPHPRILLTHVPLWRNPEQQTCGKLRESKKPFPIQKGLQYQTVIDEELSQEILTKTQPEILFSGDDHDHCHILHSYPSQGEAKTAQEITVKSCAMNMGINRPAIQLLSLYNPSDLKTVNAGEEYESKTYQTELCYMPDPFKAIKMYLWGLLFSAIFILYMHFFPKSFNNHVAITMNRVFSRPDNVASDLPLPTSVSKSKSRKSLTHTKYAVNDTRSVKQFLANATMLTISVMSIFIYFYTVV, from the coding sequence ATGGTATATCGTAATAGGTCAAAGAGTGTTTTGTCTAAACACAGCAAGAAGAGCGACGATAAGGCCCATTATAAATCACGttcgaaaaagaaatcgaAAAGCAAGAGCAAGAGCAAGAAGTTAAGAATCTATTGGAGATACATATCTATTATATGGATCTTGTGGTTGGGAttaatatactattatgAATCGGTGGTTGTGAAGAGAGCAATGAAGAAATGCCAATGGTCAACTTGGGAAAATTGGCCTAAAGGCGCTGAAAGTCATAGGGTGGGTTTATTTGCCGACCCACAAATAATGGACGAATATTCATATCCTGGAAGACCTCAAGTAGTTAATTACTTCACAAGGGTAATTGTTGACCATTACCACAGGAGAAATTGGAAATATGTTCAATATTACCTGGATCCTGATAGCAATTTCTTCCTGGGAGATTTATTTGATGGAGGGAGAAACTGGGATGACAAGCAATGGATTAAAGAGTACACGAGATTCAACGAAATATTCCCCAAAAAGCCACTAAGAAGAACAGTTATGTCTTTGCCAGGTAATCACGATATTGGATTTGGAGACGAAGTCATTGAATCCAGTTTAGAAAGGTTTTCTAGCTACTTTGGAGAAACTTCCTCTTCCTTAGAAGCCGGAAATCACACCTTTGTACTTTTAGATACAATTTCGCTTTcggataaaaaaaatccaaatgtTTCAAGGGTTCCTATGGagtttttgaacaattttgCAATGGACTCACACCCACATCCCAGGATTCTTCTAACTCACGTTCCCTTATGGAGAAATCCAGAACAACAAACGTGTGGTAAACTTCGTGAATCCAAAAAACCTTTTCCTATTCAGAAAGGGCTTCAATATCAGACCGTTATTGACGAAGAGTTAtctcaagaaattttaacGAAAACTCAACcagaaattttattttctggaGATGACCATGACCATTGTCACATATTGCACTCATATCCATCTCAGGGAGAAGCCAAAACTGCTCAAGAAATTACAGTAAAGTCATGTGCAATGAATATGGGAATCAATAGGCCAGCTATCCAATTACTCTCCTTATATAATCCTTCAGATTTGAAAACAGTGAATGCCGGCGAAGAGTATGAATCAAAAACTTACCAAACAGAGTTATGTTACATGCCAGATCCCTTCAAGGCTATCAAAATGTACCTATGGGGATTATTATTCTCTGCTATATTTATCCTATACATGCATTTTTTCCCaaaatctttcaataaTCATGTGGCAATCACAATGAACAGAGTATTTTCACGACCTGATAATGTCGCCTCGGACTTGCCGTTACCTACAAGTGTTTCTaaatcaaaatcaagaaaatcattgaCACACACTAAATACGCTGTAAATGATACGCGTTCGGTCAAACAATTTCTAGCTAATGCAACTATGCTAACGATTTCCGTGATGtccatttttatttatttttatactGTAGTCTAG
- the SCC2 gene encoding cohesin-loading factor complex subunit SCC2 (Subunit of cohesin loading factor (Scc2p-Scc4p)~similar to YDR180W): MSYPGEDTNIPRRVIEALEDQPLSYLVPKDGLAALVNAPMRVSLPFDRTVFTSADDGRKVNINVFSTTNTTTPSIKNEAEQDRLVFRRPDNFTLATNSVDYVPTNFLEGLSPLAQSVLSAHKGLVDSINIEKKSEIVGGLQQKHKLENITSNAGNLSFNDDSPNKKTKISTGITMTQANIAKQYLNDLRKILDIVGFDQNSAEIENIEYWLQLPNKKFVLTTNCLIKLQMTIKNITDNPQLWDSIEIIWLLRLLDVMVCNINFSKSSLKTGLDDSTLRYIALLSTVILFNIFLLGKNDSSLHRESYIMEPLNFLSDLIESLRTLTVEYNSLKIEFDTFQEALDLLPKYISNGPFLDDNVTTRLVYIFSDLLMNSDIETTANIQFQSFWDDVKRISSDILVSLFSSFDQQRGFIIEELISHVEKLPTKRVQKKLRKVSKENIYITDFTFTLMSMLENINCYTFCSQMKELVPENIEQLKNEYKKQEDFLFNVVEHINDTILERFFKNSSSLRYVIDNFVQDLLLLIPSPQWPVAEKILSSLLTKLLRVFSPSVQLSANIETICLQLIGNIGSTIFDIRCSTRDHEDNNLIKMINYPENLPHFFKLFGDCIAYNETTKCRRSATRFLWNLRLGTVLRLEEYTKDAKEQTVAVNDELKNILEQILGGGFGPPLKTKETDFSTIKLDYFSILHVFELLNLYDPYLKLILSLLAKDKIKLRSTAIKCLSMLASKDKVILSNPMVKETIHQRLNDSSASVKDAILDLVSINSSYFEFYQQINNNYNDDSIMVRKHVLKINEKMYDETNDVVTKVYVIARILMKVEDEEDNIIDMAKQILLNRWILKVHELLDQPEKLKEISSSVLIVISRVAIMNEKCSQLFDLFLNFYLLNREAHSKETYEKITHVLATLTDFLVQKIVELNSEDTNEKNSIIDKQNFLNLLAKFADSTVSFLTKDHITALYPYMVSDEKSDFHYYILQVFRSTFEKLANFKPKFLYDLETTLLSRLPKMNVREIDEAMPLIWSVATHRHDTTRVAKACSSCLSHLHPYINKANKEEAAIVIDGKLQRLIYLSTGFARFCFPKLSNEKIAFLQEDETLYEHVTKCLLVLSKGKITHVIRRVAVKNLTKLCGNHPKLFNSRHVLHLLDKEFQGDQLDIKLVILESLFDLFLLEERKSVRNTGVNSTLSSNSILKKKLLKTKKAEFANDGVCSALATRFLNNILQLCLLRDLKNSLVAIRLLKLILKFGYTNPSHSIPTVIALIASNSQYIRHVAYEILEDLFEKYETLVFSSLSRGVTKAIHYSIHTDVRHYYKHDYFLSLLEKLCGTGKKNAPKFFKVVKRIMQSYFDEVTDLTSTTTSVQKSIFVLCANISNITFVSQYDLVSLLKTIDLTTDRLKEIIMDEIGDNPSSLSESEEKLNGMILIQLCLQDLGSYLLHVYGLKNDVLLLDMVEESELKNKQLPAKKLDINKFSAQLENIEQYSSNDKLITYFKKHVKDT; the protein is encoded by the coding sequence CTGGCCGCGTTAGTGAACGCCCCAATGCGGGTTTCTTTACCTTTTGACAGAACGGTTTTTACCAGCGCTGATGATGGCagaaaagtaaatataAACGTTTTTAGTACAACTAACACTACTACTCCTTCCATAAAGAATGAGGCCGAACAAGACAGGCTTGTTTTCAGGAGACCTGATAACTTCACATTAGCAACCAATTCTGTGGATTATGTTCCAACAAACTTTTTGGAGGGACTATCACCGCTAGCGCAGAGTGTTCTGTCAGCCCATAAAGGGTTAGTTGATTCTATTAATatcgagaaaaaaagtgagaTAGTAGGCGGACTGCAGCAAAAGCATAAGCTTGAAAATATAACTTCGAATGCTGGTAACTTGAGTTTTAATGACGACTCTccaaacaagaaaaccaaaatatCAACAGGTATAACAATGACACAGGCGAATATAGCAAAACAATATTTGAATGATCTAAGAAAGATTTTAGATATTGTAGGGTTTGACCAAAACTCtgctgaaattgaaaatatcgAGTATTGGCTCCAGCTgccaaataaaaaattcgTTTTAACTACAAATTGCTTAATCAAGCTACAGATGACAattaaaaatatcaccGATAATCCACAACTATGGGACTCAATTGAAATCATATGGCTTTTAAGACTGCTTGATGTAATGGTTTGTAACATAAATTTCAGTAAAAGCTCCTTAAAGACGGGCTTAGATGATTCTACATTACGATATATTGCTTTACTATCAACGGTTATActattcaatattttcttactGGGCAAGAATGATAGCAGCCTACATCGAGAATCATACATCATGGAACCGCTGAATTTTCTAAGCGACTTAATAGAATCTCTAAGAACATTAACAGTTGAATAtaattctttgaaaatagAATTTGACACTTTTCAGGAGGCCCTAGACTTGCTACCGAAATACATAAGTAATGGCCCATTTCTGGATGACAATGTCACGACAAGGCTTGTGTATATTTTTAGTGACTTACTGATGAATAGTGACATTGAAACAACTGCAAATATTCAATTCCAAAGTTTTTGGGATGATGTGAAGAGAATCAGTTCCGATATTTTGGTTTCATTATTCAGTAGCTTTGACCAGCAGAGAGGGTTTATTATAGAAGAGCTAATATCCCACGTCGAAAAGCTGCCTACAAAAAGAGTACAAAAAAAGCTAAGAAAAGTTAGTAAGGAGAACATTTACATCACTGATTTTACCTTTACTTTAATGTCGATGTTAGAAAACATTAATTGTTACACCTTTTGTAGTCAGATGAAGGAATTGGTAccagaaaatattgaacaATTAAAGAACGAGTacaaaaaacaagaagactttctttttaacGTTGTTGAGCATATAAATGACACTATACTGGAGAggtttttcaagaattcATCCTCTTTACGGTATGTGATCGACAACTTTGTCCAAGATCTATTATTGCTGATTCCTTCACCTCAGTGGCCTGTagctgaaaaaatactaaGCTCTTTGCTAACGAAGCTCTTGAGGGTATTTAGCCCATCAGTGCAGCTCTCCGCAAACATCGAAACAATATGTCTACAACTTATTGGGAATATTGGCTCtacaatttttgatatcagATGTTCAACAAGAGACCATGAAGATAACAACTTAATTAAAATGATCAACTACCCTGAAAATTTGccgcatttttttaaattatttgGAGATTGCATCGCATATAATGAAACGACAAAATGTCGCCGTTCTGCAACAAGGTTCCTTTGGAACTTAAGGCTCGGTACGGTCTTAAGATTAGAAGAGTATACAAAGGATGCCAAGGAGCAAACTGTAGCTGTCAAcgatgaattgaaaaatatattgGAGCAGATACTAGGAGGCGGATTTGGACCTCCATTAAAAACCAAAGAAACTGATTTTAGTACGATTAAATTGgattatttttctattttgcACGTCTTTGAACTTCTGAATCTTTACGATCCGTACTTGAAGTTGATATTATCCCTTTTAGCCAAGGACAAAATTAAACTGAGATCCACTGCTATTAAGTGCTTATCGATGTTGGcttcaaaagataaagTCATACTTTCAAACCCGATGGTTAAAGAAACTATTCATCAACGTTTAAATGACTCATCTGCGTCTGTTAAGGATGCCATCTTAGATTTGGTTAGCATTAATTCGtcatattttgaattttaccaACAAATTAACAACAACTATAACGACGATAGCATAATGGTAAGGAAACATGTGTtaaaaattaatgaaaaaatgtatGACGAGACGAACGATGTCGTTACGAAGGTATATGTGATAGCAAGAATTCTCATGAAAGTCGAAGACGAGGAGGACAATATAATTGATATGGCTAAACAGATTTTATTAAACAGATGGATATTAAAGGTACATGAATTATTGGATCAGCCTGAAAAGTTGAAGGAAATTTCTTCCTCGGTCCTGATAGTAATATCTCGTGTTGCTATAATGAATGAGAAATGCTCGCaactttttgatttatttCTCAACTTTTATCTCTTAAATAGAGAAGCGcattcaaaagaaacataCGAAAAAATCACACACGTTCTAGCAACTCTTACCGACTTTCTGgtacaaaaaattgttgaGCTCAACTCAGAAGatacaaatgaaaagaattcgattattgataaacaaaactttttgaatcttttgGCGAAATTCGCTGATTCTACGGTGTCATTTTTAACTAAAGACCACATCACAGCCTTATATCCTTATATGGTATCGGATGAAAAATCTGACTTTCACTATTATATCTTGCAAGTGTTTAGAAgcacttttgaaaaattggctAACTTCaaaccaaaatttttgtatGATTTAGAGACGACCCTTTTGAGCAGACTGCCAAAGATGAACGTAAGAGAGATAGATGAAGCTATGCCTCTTATCTGGTCTGTCGCCACTCATCGTCATGATACCACTAGAGTAGCTAAAGCATGTTCATCCTGTCTTTCCCATCTACATCCTTACATAAATAAAGCGAATAAAGAGGAAGCTGCCATTGTAATTGACGGAAAATTGCAAAGGCTAATATATTTATCCACTGGTTTTGCTAGATTCTGCTTTCCTAAACTCtcgaatgaaaaaattgcatttttacaagaagatgaaacTCTGTATGAACATGTTACCAAGTGCTTACTTGTTCTATCGAAAGGCAAAATTACCCACGTAATAAGAAGAGTTGCCGTGAAAAACCTCACTAAGTTATGTGGAAATCATCCTAAACTATTTAATTCGAGACACGTCCTACATTTGCTGGACAAGGAATTTCAAGGCGATCAGTTAGATATCAAACTAGTGATTTTAGAAAGTTtatttgatctttttttattggaagaaagGAAATCAGTGAGAAATACCGGCGTTAATAGCACTTTGTCTTCCAATTCCattctgaaaaagaaattattgaaaacgaaaaaggCAGAGTTTGCAAATGATGGTGTATGTTCAGCGTTAGCTACTAGATTCTTAAACAATATTCTCCAGCTATGTCTTCTTCGTGATCTAAAGAATTCTCTCGTAGCTATCAGGTTGTTGAAgttaattttgaaatttggtTACACAAATCCCTCTCATTCTATCCCAACTGTCATTGCTTTGATTGCCTCTAACAGCCAATATATTCGCCATGTCGCTTATGAGATTTTAGAAgatctttttgaaaaatacgaaaCGCTAGTGTTTAGTAGTTTATCACGAGGAGTTACCAAAGCAATACATTACTCTATTCACACAGATGTCAGGCATTATTACAAGCatgattattttttgtctttacttgaaaaattatgtggaactggaaaaaaaaatgctcCGAAGTTCTTCAAAGTTGTGAAGAGAATCATGCAATCCtattttgatgaagttACGGACTTAACATCAACAACTACTAGTGTTCAAAAGTCAATTTTCGTTCTTTGTGCTAACATTTCGAATATTACATTTGTTTCTCAGTACGACTTGGTATCCCTACTCAAAACCATTGATTTGACAACAGACAGACTAAAAGAGATTATCATGGACGAAATAGGTGATAAtccttcatcattatcCGAATCAGAAGAGAAGCTCAATGGGATGATTTTAATACAGTTATGTTTACAGGACTTGGGTAGTTATTTACTGCACGTGTACGGGTTAAAAAATGATGTGCTTCTATTAGATATGGTAGAAGAATCGGAATTGAAGAATAAACAACTTCCTGCAAAGAAGCTGGATATCAATAAGTTTTCTGCACAgttagaaaatattgagCAGTATTCATCAAACGATAAACTTATTacatatttcaaaaaacaCGTGAAAGATACGTAA
- the SAS4 gene encoding Sas4p (Subunit of the SAS complex (Sas2p, Sas4p, Sas5p)~similar to YDR181C), whose protein sequence is MEGANNNSKRSLRSEVKNEHGEFDKFDFDTEEYEVNPKRKLRLVSRINPNAGHLRKARSCFLTPAKIVGEHVDKTCCQKRVTKLPFMSNVDDEVKKKRETITKMTLEIEHHELSQRIRKLTDDLLPDIAYQPYHKKMLKQENRMIQSDIVNGENEAERLSLISDRLDMLNWEITLQKVTKINDPTDENEMETKRYQTKELIDSMLHKFESTKKKSHNLARRPASSDSLLKLVSGKDWPKIYSRIDRTFIPDYASSSDEEEETITVEEIRKRRLKKREQQCGGSIIILLSDHRSQKGMTRFAIVAEPLRKPYLIKTSTEERNSWKNKVPSNPKKFKKAPRISTQVAVKRRKEVIPLTMEVEPEVIRDIRRDTQKSVKSNTKVEEIVVTDTVKSEDMSDFRYNSASIRSTLPEAALLDSISSCTASETSPNSSENVVTMGSNIDPSLGVVSSPGEKNFVTTHNGVTTNSDINILPVRKRKKA, encoded by the coding sequence ATGGAAGGAGCAAACAATAATTCTAAAAGATCGCTGAGATCAGAGGTTAAAAATGAGCATGGagaatttgataaattcgATTTTGATACAGAAGAATACGAAGTCAACCCTAAAAGAAAGTTAAGATTAGTTAGCAGGATAAACCCAAACGCCGGGCATTTGAGGAAAGCTAGGTCTTGCTTTCTTACTCCAGCCAAAATTGTAGGTGAGCACGTTGACAAAACGTGTTGTCAGAAACGTGTAACGAAATTGCCATTTATGAGCAACGTCGATGATGaggtcaaaaaaaagagagagaCGATTACGAAGATGACACTAGAGATTGAACATCATGAATTAAGTCAGCGTATTAGGAAACTGACTGATGATTTGCTTCCTGATATCGCGTATCAGCCTTACCACAAGAAAATGctgaaacaagaaaatagaaTGATTCAGTCGGACATCGTAAATGGTGAAAATGAAGCAGAAAGGCTTTCATTAATCTCGGATAGACTGGATATGTTGAATTGGGAAATAACATTACAAAAGGTTACTAAAATAAATGACCCCACTGACGAGAATGAAATGGAGACTAAACGTTATCAAACTAAAGAGCTGATCGATTCAATGCTACATAAATTTGAATCaacgaaaaagaagagcCACAATTTAGCTAGAAGGCCAGCCTCGAGTGATTCATTGTTAAAACTGGTTAGTGGCAAAGATTGGCCCAAAATATATTCTCGAATCGACCGAACTTTTATCCCAGATTACGCAAGCTCCTCTgacgaagaggaagaaacaATAACTGTCGAGGAAATAAGGAAGAGACGgctaaagaaaagagaacaGCAATGTGGTGGCTCGATTATAATATTGCTAAGCGACCATCGATCACAAAAGGGAATGACACGGTTTGCTATCGTAGCTGAACCGCTGCGAAAACCATATTTAATTAAAACCTCGACTGAAGAGAGGAATTCATGGAAAAACAAAGTTCCctcaaatccaaaaaaatttaagaaagCTCCTCGAATATCAACGCAAGTTGCtgtgaaaagaagaaaggaagTCATCCCTTTAACGATGGAGGTAGAACCAGAAGTCATTCGAGATATAAGACGAGATACACAAAAGTCTGTAAAATCAAATACTAAAGTAGAGGAAATAGTTGTGACAGATACTGTCAAATCGGAAGACATGAGCGATTTTAGATATAACTCTGCATCTATAAGGTCGACACTTCCAGAAGCGGCTCTTTTAgattcaatttcatcttgTACTGCATCTGAGACTTCACCAAACTCTTCGGAAAATGTAGTGACTATGGGTAGCAATATAGATCCAAGCTTAGGAGTAGTGTCCTCGCCTGGTGAAAAGAACTTTGTAACAACACACAATGGAGTTACAACTAATTCGGATATTAACATTCTGCCTGTCcgcaagagaaaaaaggcTTAA
- the UPS3 gene encoding Ups3p (similar to YDR185C) → MKSFQKSYEFDYPWEKVTTANWMKYPNKISTHVIAVDVLRRELKEHGNVLLSERLITIRQNTPRWMSILVGNTNLAYVREVSTVDRRDRSLIMRSCNMTFPHILKCYETVCYVPHPKNPSNVTLFKQDAKFMSGVPTKTFSERVENWGVKRFSDNAMKGKVGFDSILAMFNDIWKNGNE, encoded by the coding sequence atgaaatcatttcaaaaatcttaTGAATTCGATTATCCATGGGAGAAAGTCACCACGGCAAACTGGATGAAATATCCAAACAAGATCTCTACACACGTTATCGCCGTCGATGTGCTTCGCCGGGAACTCAAAGAACATGGCAACGTACTTCTTTCAGAACGACTGATAACCATACGTCAAAACACGCCTCGCTGGATGTCCATTTTAGTGGGGAACACCAATTTAGCATACGTGAGAGAGGTTTCCACGGTTGATCGAAGGGACAGATCTCTAATTATGAGGAGCTGTAATATGACCTTTCCGCATATATTGAAGTGCTATGAAACTGTATGTTATGTTCCTCATCCGAAAAATCCATCGAACGTGACTCTTTTCAAGCAAGATGCAAAGTTTATGTCCGGTGTTCCGACAAAAACCTTTAGTGAGAGAGTGGAAAACTGGGGCGTTAAACGTTTTAGTGACAATGCAATGAAGGGCAAAGTCGGGTTTGATAGCATTCTAGCAATGTTCAATGATATCTGGAAAAATGGTAacgaataa
- the PLP1 gene encoding Plp1p (Protein that interacts with CCT (chaperonin containing TCP-1) complex~similar to YDR183W), with protein MEDKLDGYYASVLSNAENGTHTTVDCHDKSSDEENLDELLNELDKELDEDHEFLSTYRSERLQQISDHLKQVKKNVEDDGYGKLQCVDKETDAIQICTKTDMVVIHFELETFGKCQYMNEKLKNLARRYLTTRFIKVNVQTCPFLVNKLNIKVLPFVVGYRNGLEKVRYVGFSKLGNDPNGFDIRRLEQSLAHSGVIEDTFEIRKHSSRNVGQFASTNDSGSGSGSDLDI; from the coding sequence ATGGAAGATAAACTGGACGGATACTACGCAAGTGTTCTTTCAAATGCTGAAAATGGCACACATACAACTGTCGATTGCCATGACAAAAGTAGTgacgaagaaaatttaGATGAGCTACTGAATGAACTGGATAAAGAATTGGACGAAGACCATGAATTTTTGAGCACTTACAGATCTGAGAGGCTACAACAAATATCTGATCATTTAAAACAggtcaagaaaaatgtggAGGATGACGGATACGGTAAATTGCAATGCGTTGATAAGGAAACCGACGCTATTCAAATATGTACAAAGACTGATATGGTGGTCATACATTTTGAATTGGAAACATTCGGTAAGTGCCAGTACATGAatgaaaaactgaaaaactTGGCAAGAAGGTATCTAACCACCAGATTTATTAAAGTAAACGTCCAAACATGTCCCTTTCTGGTCAATAAACTGAACATCAAAGTACTGCCGTTTGTAGTTGGATACAGGAATGGTCTAGAAAAAGTTCGCTACGTTGGGTTTAGTAAATTGGGAAACGATCCCAACGGGTTTGATATTAGGAGACTAGAGCAATCTTTAGCTCATTCAGGTGTTATAGAAGACACATTCGAAATAAGGAAGCATTCATCTAGGAACGTGGGACAATTTGCTTCCACTAATGATAGTGGAAGTGGAAGCGGTAGTGATTTAGATATTTAA
- the ATC1 gene encoding Atc1p (Nuclear protein~similar to YDR184C), whose protein sequence is MNTNQSNSNADLSDDANIEHTLHRLLTQANNHFDDTVKIDGQSLDLGKDLEQVMMDNLECTDIFDSDISSQKHLTLESLFHDEHNTNSSTLLDMQKSANDSLVGIDLDRYNHKKNNTDKASLHESTNQNSVHRTDKELKNYKIDKPTIKKKKSLLKTTNEPMLSPASLSPSSSLASSDTNESHLKIESMITDITSKIDSARQDIVSATKPAKFTNEFTISQISEMKARIINTHKLLLNFNFIKEGYARSCIQLKKTMDSLKDSEIHRAHLLVENDDLKQQILELTQKLNEKPSKGS, encoded by the coding sequence ATGAACACAAATCAGTCTAATTCGAATGCAGATTTATCCGATGATGCTAATATAGAACATACGTTGCACCGGCTGCTCACTCAGGCGAATAATCATTTTGATGATACAGTAAAGATTGACGGGCAGAGTTTAGATTTGGGAAAAGATCTCGAACAAGTTATGATGGATAACCTAGAATGTACGgatatttttgattctgACATCAGTTCCCAAAAACATCTGACATTGGAATCTCTATTTCACGATGAACACAACACCAATTCAAGCACGCTTTTAGATATGCAGAAAAGTGCTAATGATAGCCTGGTTGGTATTGATCTCGATAGGTATAAtcataaaaagaataatactGACAAGGCGTCATTACATGAAAGTACAAACCAAAATAGCGTACATAGGACCGATAAAGAACTAAAGAATTATAAGATAGATAAACCTactatcaaaaaaaagaaatctctCTTGAAAACCACAAACGAACCCATGTTATCACCTGCATCCCTATCaccttcatcttctttggcTTCATCGGATACTAATGAATCCCACTTGAAAATAGAGTCCATGATTACTGATATAACATCCAAAATAGATTCTGCGAGACAAGATATTGTATCTGCAACAAAGCCTGCTAAGTTTACAAATGAGTTTACAATAAGTCAGATTTCGGAAATGAAAGCAAGAATAATTAATACTCATAAACTATTGctcaatttcaattttattaaagaagGTTACGCAAGGTCTTgtattcaattgaaaaaaactatGGATTCCTTAAAGGATAGTGAAATTCACAGAGCACATTTATTGGTTGAGAATGATGACTTGAAGCAACAAATCCTTGAACTTACTCAAAAACTCAATGAAAAACCATCCAAAGGAAGTTAA